A portion of the Ficedula albicollis isolate OC2 chromosome 4, FicAlb1.5, whole genome shotgun sequence genome contains these proteins:
- the VPS37A gene encoding vacuolar protein sorting-associated protein 37A isoform X2 translates to MGLQKARFIANIAEIQKDVEYRLPFTVNNLTININILLPPQFPQEKPVISVFPPVRHHLMDKQGVYVTGPLINNFTMHSDLGKIVQSLLDEFWKNPPVLAPSSTSFPYLFNKPAGMPPFAPQGFPFLPPYPPQETNRTMATMPVSDSVSSSYTTDKPAAPSYGLIADLPLPVPTAEAVLQVGQNGFTYKMPDVPDTFPELSELSISQLTSMNEQEEVLLEQFVTLPQLKQVITDRDELVKSIEELAKKNLLLEPSLEAKRQTVLDKYEQLTQMKAAFEKKMQRQHELSEFWLCTDSYWM, encoded by the exons ATGGGGCTGCAGAAAGCAAGGTTCATAGCCAA CattgcagaaatacagaaagatgTGGAATATCGACTGCCGTTCACTGTAAACAACTTGACAATTAATATTAACAT TTTGCTTCCACCTCAGTTTCCTCAGGAAAAACCAGTCATCAGTGTTTTCCCACCTGTGAGACATCATTTAATGGACAAGCAGGGAGTATACGTGACTGGTCcattaataaataat tttacAATGCATTCAGATCTTGGAAAAATTGTTCAGAGTTTACTGGATGAGTTTTGGAAGAATCCTCCAGTTCTAGCTCCTAGCTCAACATCATTTCCATA cCTTTTCAACAAACCAGCTGGAATGCCTCCTTTTGCTCCTCAGGggtttcctttcctccctccatATCCACCTcaagaaacaaacagaacaatGGCAACCATGCCCGTTTCTGACTCAGTTTCTTCAAGCTACACTACAGACaagcctgctgctccctcctaTGGCTTGATTGCTGATCTGCCACTGCCTGTCCCGACAGCAGAAGCAGTGCTTCAG GTTGGCCAGAATGGATTTACATACAAGATGCCTGATGTTCCTGACACTTTTCCAGAACTCTCAGAACTAAG TATATCACAGCTGACCAGTATGAATGAGCAAGAGGAGGTGTTACTGGAACAGTTTGTGACTCTTCCACAACTGAAGCAAGTCATTACTGATAGAGATGAGTTAGTGAAAAGCATTGAAGAACTGGCAA aaaaaaacttGTTGCTGGAACCTAGTCTTGAGGCAAAAAGACAGACGGTGTTGGATAAA tATGAGCAACTCACGCAAATGAAAGCAGCCTttgaaaaaaagatgcaaagaCAGCATGAACTTAGTGAG TTCTGGCTCTGTACAGACTCCTACTGGATGTGA
- the VPS37A gene encoding vacuolar protein sorting-associated protein 37A isoform X1 codes for MGLQKARFIANIAEIQKDVEYRLPFTVNNLTININILLPPQFPQEKPVISVFPPVRHHLMDKQGVYVTGPLINNFTMHSDLGKIVQSLLDEFWKNPPVLAPSSTSFPYLFNKPAGMPPFAPQGFPFLPPYPPQETNRTMATMPVSDSVSSSYTTDKPAAPSYGLIADLPLPVPTAEAVLQVGQNGFTYKMPDVPDTFPELSELSISQLTSMNEQEEVLLEQFVTLPQLKQVITDRDELVKSIEELAKKNLLLEPSLEAKRQTVLDKYEQLTQMKAAFEKKMQRQHELSESCSPSALQARLKVAAHEAEEESDTIAEDFLEGKTEIDDFLSSFMEKRTLCHCRRAKEEKLQQAIAMHSQFHAPL; via the exons ATGGGGCTGCAGAAAGCAAGGTTCATAGCCAA CattgcagaaatacagaaagatgTGGAATATCGACTGCCGTTCACTGTAAACAACTTGACAATTAATATTAACAT TTTGCTTCCACCTCAGTTTCCTCAGGAAAAACCAGTCATCAGTGTTTTCCCACCTGTGAGACATCATTTAATGGACAAGCAGGGAGTATACGTGACTGGTCcattaataaataat tttacAATGCATTCAGATCTTGGAAAAATTGTTCAGAGTTTACTGGATGAGTTTTGGAAGAATCCTCCAGTTCTAGCTCCTAGCTCAACATCATTTCCATA cCTTTTCAACAAACCAGCTGGAATGCCTCCTTTTGCTCCTCAGGggtttcctttcctccctccatATCCACCTcaagaaacaaacagaacaatGGCAACCATGCCCGTTTCTGACTCAGTTTCTTCAAGCTACACTACAGACaagcctgctgctccctcctaTGGCTTGATTGCTGATCTGCCACTGCCTGTCCCGACAGCAGAAGCAGTGCTTCAG GTTGGCCAGAATGGATTTACATACAAGATGCCTGATGTTCCTGACACTTTTCCAGAACTCTCAGAACTAAG TATATCACAGCTGACCAGTATGAATGAGCAAGAGGAGGTGTTACTGGAACAGTTTGTGACTCTTCCACAACTGAAGCAAGTCATTACTGATAGAGATGAGTTAGTGAAAAGCATTGAAGAACTGGCAA aaaaaaacttGTTGCTGGAACCTAGTCTTGAGGCAAAAAGACAGACGGTGTTGGATAAA tATGAGCAACTCACGCAAATGAAAGCAGCCTttgaaaaaaagatgcaaagaCAGCATGAACTTAGTGAG AGTTGCAGTCCAAGTGCTCTACAGGCCAGACTTAAAGTAGCTGCTCATGAAGCTGAAGAGGAGTCTGACACAATTGCAGAAGACTTCTTGGAAGGCAAAACAGAGATAGATGACTTTCTCAGTAGTTTCATGGAAAAGAGAACG ctctgccactgcagacgagccaaagaggaaaaacttcAACAGGCAATAGCAATGCACAGCCAATTTCATGCTCCGCTATAG